The DNA region TTGAAACCGAGATGGCAAGACTCGCCTGGACTAAAGAGCAGAGCCGCGATTATACCCTCCAGTACAATCCTATGACCTCCGACGACTTCGCCGCAACCTGCCCGAACCTCTACATAAAGGACTATTTCGGATACAGGAGCATCCCGTCACAGGAAAAGCTCGTCTGCACGAATCCTGCTTTCTTCACATCATTCGACAAGTTCTTCAAGGATACGGACCTTCAGGTATTCAAGGATTACCTCGCAGGACTCATAATCGAGGACGCTTGCGGAAACATCAGCGACGAATTCTATGACGCATACTTCGACTTCTTCAGCCGCCAGCTTTCAGGCGTCCAGGAGAAGAAGCCTCTCTGGAAGAGAGCTATGCAGGTTCCTAACTCCATCCTCGGCGAAGCTGTCGGCGAGATGTATGTAGCAAAATACTTCCCAGAGAGCTCCAAGAAGAAGATGAGCATAATTGTAGACAACCTCAAGGCCGCCCTCGGAGAGCATATCGACGGACTCGACTGGATGAGTGACGAGACCAAGGCCAGAGCCCAGGAAAAACTCGCCAACTTCACCGTCAAGATCGGTTATCCTGACAAATGGAAAGATTACTCCACCATGGAGATCGATCCTGAGAAGAGCTACTTCGACAACCTTGTAGAGGCCAGCAAGTGGTATATCGCCGACAACATGAGCAAGCTCGGCAAACCGACCGACAAGACCGAATGGGGCATGACTCCTCAGACAGTCAACGCATACTACAATCCTACCACCAACGAAATCTGCTTCCCTGCAGCCATCCTTCAGCCGCCGTTCTTCAACCCTGATGCCGACGACGCTGTCAACTACGGCGGTATCGGCGTTGTCATCGGCCACGAGATGTCTCATGGATTCGACGACCAGGGCCGTATGTTCGACGCCAAAGGTAACATGGTCAACTGGTGGACCGACGAGGATGACGCCAAGTTCCGCGAGAAAGCAGCCGTCCTCGGAGCCCAGTTCGACGAAGTCGAGATCGTGCCTGGAGTTCATGCCAACGGCACATACACCATGGGCGAAAATATCGGCGACCACGGCGGAATCAGCATCGCATGGACTGCAATGCAGAAAGCAATCGCAGGAAAGAAGGTCGGCCTCATCGACGGATTTACCCCGGAACAGAGATTCTGGCTTTCTTACGGTACCATCTGGGCCCAGAACATCACCGATGAGGAGAAGGTGCGTCTGACCAACCTCGACGTGCACTCTCTCGCAGAGAACCGCGTGAACGTTTCTGTCCGTAACTTCGCAGAGTTCTTCGAGGCATTCGGAATCAAGGAAGGCGACAAGATGTTCCGTCCTGAGGAAGAAAGAGTCCATATCTGGTAAGATGAATCCCGCACGTTTCATATCGGAACGTCTGAAGTTTCAAGGAGGGATAGCTACGGTCTCCGTAGCTATCTCTTTCCTTGTTATAATAATAGCCGTTGCCGTCACCGCCGGTTTCCGGACGGAGATGAAAAAAGGCATAACGGCAATTTCCGGAGATATCCAGCTGACTTCCCCGGATATGAATTACATGAGCGAAGACTCCCCTGTCCTGCTGTCCAGAACGGACTTTGCAGACTCTCTCCCGGAGGTCAGAGACCGTATCCCGGCCGTTTACAGAGCCGGAATAGTCAAGAGTGGCGAGAACATCCATGGAGTCCTCTTCAAGGGAACGCCCGACGGCCCGGACAGCCTCGGGGTAAGGATTCCCGACAGACTGGCCAAGATGCTGGGTCTCAAGCCCGGCGACCGTCTGCTCTCCTATTTCATCGGAGAGAAAGTCAAAGTCCGTAATTTTACGGTCCGGGAGATATACCCGACCGTCATCCCCGGAGACAATAATCTTATCGTTTTCGCAGGTCTTGAGGACATGCAGAGGCTCAACGGCTGGAGTGCCGACGAGGTATCGGCCGTAGAGGTCCGCCTCAATTCCGCCACCATCGGAAACATGGAACTTGCTTCCCTGAATATCAGCACCAGACTGCTGGCTACCGTGCCTGAGGACGAAGACGTACCTCTGGCTACTACTGCAGCCCGGAAATTCAACACCATATTCTCCTGGCTGGACCTTCTGGACCTGAACGCAGTGCTGATACTGGTGCTCATGACGATCGTTGCCGGTTTCAACATGATTTCCGGCCTGCTTATAATGCTGTTCAGGAATATTTCCACGAT from Bacteroidales bacterium WCE2008 includes:
- a CDS encoding putative endopeptidase translates to MRKIFIAALAVLAFAGCNRTMAEKVPALDLSNLDTTVTPGEDFYRYATGGWQKNNPLKPEFARFGSFDYLRELNNERVNDLFKSMTEMKPAKGTVEQKIVDLYKMGLDSTRKNEEGIEPIKKYLEKVYAVNDKAELIKLLAEYHALGEGGIFGVGVESDLADSDSQILYVYEGGLILGDRDYYLEPSNAEILDGYRNFLVKVFGYAGFENPEQATANLLKVETEMARLAWTKEQSRDYTLQYNPMTSDDFAATCPNLYIKDYFGYRSIPSQEKLVCTNPAFFTSFDKFFKDTDLQVFKDYLAGLIIEDACGNISDEFYDAYFDFFSRQLSGVQEKKPLWKRAMQVPNSILGEAVGEMYVAKYFPESSKKKMSIIVDNLKAALGEHIDGLDWMSDETKARAQEKLANFTVKIGYPDKWKDYSTMEIDPEKSYFDNLVEASKWYIADNMSKLGKPTDKTEWGMTPQTVNAYYNPTTNEICFPAAILQPPFFNPDADDAVNYGGIGVVIGHEMSHGFDDQGRMFDAKGNMVNWWTDEDDAKFREKAAVLGAQFDEVEIVPGVHANGTYTMGENIGDHGGISIAWTAMQKAIAGKKVGLIDGFTPEQRFWLSYGTIWAQNITDEEKVRLTNLDVHSLAENRVNVSVRNFAEFFEAFGIKEGDKMFRPEEERVHIW
- a CDS encoding lipoprotein-releasing system permease protein, coding for MNPARFISERLKFQGGIATVSVAISFLVIIIAVAVTAGFRTEMKKGITAISGDIQLTSPDMNYMSEDSPVLLSRTDFADSLPEVRDRIPAVYRAGIVKSGENIHGVLFKGTPDGPDSLGVRIPDRLAKMLGLKPGDRLLSYFIGEKVKVRNFTVREIYPTVIPGDNNLIVFAGLEDMQRLNGWSADEVSAVEVRLNSATIGNMELASLNISTRLLATVPEDEDVPLATTAARKFNTIFSWLDLLDLNAVLILVLMTIVAGFNMISGLLIMLFRNISTIGLLKALGMKDKKISEVFLRVASNVVLKGMLIGNLIGFGICAIQSTTHLLKLNPENYFLSYVPVQLNVPLILAADLLAYLLIMALLLIPALFVSRVDPAKTVRAQ